The window AATGATGAGTTGAAAGAATCTAAATTAAATCGACATGATGAACAAACTTGACCAAATACTGCATAAACCTACCGAAATTTCAAACTCGCGTGATTAGAAACCGACATATTTGTTCATGGTAATTGTTTCCcattaaaaatgaagaaaattgaACAACATGAATATTGGATTGCCCTAACTGGTATAAAGAGATGTTatgtttaacaaaaacaaaaacaaaaaaacaaaaaaaaatgatatcttttgttgtataatcttgatattaagaaataagattatcacaaaagaaaattatatattttgttatagaaatACAATTagaatatatgttaaaaatattttggaaagTCTCTTTAAGAGTTTTGGACAATATATTGATATTGATTTAATTGTGActtatttaaaggtgcagtCTGACACTTTAGAAAGTCAAGTCTTTATCTTTAAAGCATCGCTTCCTTATGAGTTGTGTGTGAGAATTCATTATGAGAGAATAATTGTAATACTCCTATAacaatcttgataataaagttTGGAGTTTTTGTGCTTCAAAATTGGTCTATTTTGgtcgaaccactataaattttatgtttttcgtTCTTTAATTGCTTTATTTCGTTTCCGGAATTGTTCGTTGATGTTATTATTCTTGAATTAAGGGACTCCTGCtatccaaacactttaaaataagaatgaagtaaCTTTCTAGTAACCAAAATTAACCAAATATTCTCAGTAAACCATCATgcatagtaaaaataatatgttacaAATTAATACAAATCTTGGTTTAAAATCTAGCTACAATATACTTAAAATGCTGGTAACTGGGCCTGGTGTATGTAAATGCTTTTAATTATGGGctgtatataaattataaaatatattaagtgttgtgcaaaagtcaaaataaataatttatattaatctttGCAGATCTAGTTGCAATATTCTACTTTTCTATCCCATCTTGCATTTATTAGACttgttttatctttattttttttgggttttattaaaaaagtaaaaaataaattaaaatatttggatttttatttagtttaataattaaaattttattttgtatttaaatttaataaaataaataaaaatattttaattaatgaaattattaatttgatgattaaaataataatgatatatatctatattatttataaaagtaaaataaaaaactatatgAAACTAGGGTCAATTTGGGCAATCCGGATGGTTATGAGGATAGGACTTTGTGATACTTAtctaatataaaaattcttatttaaaaaaataaaatttaaatgactaGTTCAATAAGACACGGATTCTCTATAGATTCACATTCTCACAAAATGCCATGTTCTATtgtattcattcattcatatcTCTTTCTCagcttatttgattttgtttgttttttttacttttatttatagaaaaaattagttattttgatttttaattaatttagttactAAAatgtactttttatttttaaaataaattttaataaaaatattttaattaataaaataaataatttaataattaaaataataatgtgaagaatATACACAGAAAAAGAGGAAAACATTGATCACTTGTTTGGGGAGTGCGCATTTGTATCCAAGTTGTGGATCAATTTTGCTCTGAACATGAATATCACTAAATTTCTAGGTACATGGAACGAAATCATAGAGCTTGTATAGAAAAAAGCTAAGGGAGATAGCTTTTacgcgaatgttttcaaatgtttcTTTGGAGCCCTAGTCTACAATACCCGGagagaaaaaatacaaaaatttatagCACGAATAAGAGAACAGAAGGAAAAGTTTAGGATGATAATATTTCTGATGAcaacgctctcatacatacatGGAGGGGAATTTCGATTAATGAAGATAGTTGGAAACTCAGTCAAAGATGGAATATCtcctataaaatcattacaagaaAAGGAaggttcaaatagttcttgtttaatGACTTGTTTGTAAAGCAAATGTTTGTTGTTCTGTTTGTTCTATAATTCAATTGTTTGAAACTCATCTGTTTTATTTCAACAAAACTAAGGTCTGTCTAGTTTTgtttcttgaaactcatttctctcttttggggtttttaatgaaatgacaataaACCGCAAAACAATAAGTGTAGAATAAAATAatgtgaagaatataaatataataataaaaggtaaaacaatgtttaatttattcatattgaAAAGCATTAAGagtattattcataatatttttttaatgggcGATGAACCGCTTGAGagagttataattaattagaagagATTATATGATGGTTAGATTCGGTACGTCGTGAAGAGAAATGTGTTTCACTTCTGAGGTGAATATCGGAAGGGGTTAAAATTCTTAACTTGCTTAATGATATTCAATTCTAGGGTGGTGTGATTCATTAACTTGGAAAACTGAAAAGAATGGAAAGTTTATTATAAGATTGGAATGAGATTTCATCTGTACAAGGGGAGTAGACTGTTTGTTGACATCATATGTTTTGTTCCCTTAAAGTTATTCATGGCACCAATTCATTTTATGACTGCGTACCGCCGGTAACTAGTGAGTCGTGACCGACTTCAGAATTTCATGAATATCCTCAATTCTAATTGTGTTTTATGTGTGAGGAATGCGGAAATCATCAATCATATGTTTTGAGAATGCTATGGGATAATTTCTCAAAAacaaatcaatatttataacttattttgttCATGATATGGTATTAGATTCTTGGCAATTGTGAAAGTAGAGGGTAATCGATTTTACTCCAAcgatttaaagtatttttttataaatttttgtataatatttggaTAGAGCGAAATGTAAGGATATTTACAcgaatttgtaaatatatggAGCAGGTTTAGAAGAATGTCGTGATTGTTGGAAATACATTATTCATATTTTGAGGTTTATTCAAGAATGTCGTGATTGTTGAAAATACATTCATTCATATTTTGAGGTTTATTCCAGCAgcatgtaaaaaaaattaggtgcTTACTCATAATTGGAGTATCTTCCATTTTGGTGAAGTTACTAGTATTATACGATAAAAGATGCAGTAATTTTTTATGTTGAGATATATGCTAATTTTTAATGAggaatgataaactcaacgaaaaaTTCAACGAGAGTAAATTCACGAATCCGACGTGATCTTCCACGTTGACCCCACGTCCCGAAACGTtcattttgagataaaatttttttttgtctgaaATGACCTTTTTgagacatttttatttttctctctcctacccacgtgcgtttcgggacccgaaatataCGTTTCggaacattttttattttctctcttctaccCACATGGCATACCACGTAGATTCGTGAATTTGCTTTATCTGaaatttttgttgaatttttcATTTGTGTTGAACTTTTcactttatatttcttttattgtcttttatttagaaaaaaaatcaaaattaggaCTTCTTTAACTTGATTTTGTAATTACGTTTCTTCTCGCAATTTTGGGCTTTCTTACCAAAAAAAACTAAGGTGACGTTTCTATTAGAAGGCTCGGCTAACATTATgcaattaatttttgtttcaaaattctTTTAGGTTATTTTACTCTAAACTTTCATGTGCATCAACTATGGTGATATAACTTAGACTAAAATCATTTTGCATATTTTGTGTATAGGGACAATTTGATGACGACCTTCCAGTTACTATCTCTTCTAAGTTAGAAACAGAGATGTTAGAGCAAATTTAAAGACTAAACAAACACTATAtggaacaaatatgaacaatcAATTCTGTTTTTGACATCTTCCAAAAATGTCATTTTAGTTCAGCACAAAACCCTTAAAACAAAATTCTATAAATGCACAAATCAATTTTGAGTTTGGtaggacaaaaaaaaaaaaaaggctaAACAGCCAAATTCAACatcattttgaatttgatgatttgatttgaagaattatcacatcatttatacatttaataaataaatcatctaaatttttaatcaaaatatcaaattattcataatatCGAACCAAATCAAACATCATTACACTCTCCTCTCATTTATtacatcacttaattcattaatcaaattactaaaatactttttattttaaattattattttatattttatttatatatatctatatccttcaaattttttacaaaaaataatcattatttttactcaaaatcatgacactcattatttttttctccctgtaagttattaaaaaaatctcaatccgAACACtcttatactttttattttatacaatttaattaataataattaactcaaataattcatttttagtGGGAAAGATTTTGAATTAAgatcatgggtgggttgggagTTGGGACAGATTGAATCATAAATCTATCCtctattgaattttaattaagataatttcaTATCATATCACTCAGAATTCAATGAGTGAAATTGATTTGGAAACacttacaaattttatttatgtatctTGATTagtatatacaataaaattaattaataaatgattttttcactctaattaaatttagtttttcaaaataatctctCCTGataaaatgcattttttttgtATCATGTATCTAAATagagtataattatatttatgtctTATGATTATTAAAAGAGTGGTCTGATTTTGAtcttaatgaatttcaaaacatattaattatttaaatgaaataaaatactttttttacaagctaaaaaaataaaataaaattagaagaccTCAGttaatgtaaatttttttatttaaaaatcacatTTGACATTCACATATCacatcttattttttaatttaaattttaaatataaaaaaatcattataataattcatccattaataactaaataaatattttctttaataatatatatatatatatatatatatatatatatatatatatatatatatatatatatatatatatatatattttaagcaGATAAAATCCCTAAAATTATGGCATCTAAAATGTGGCAGATCCTTTTCAAATAACAACACACAAAAGACAAAACAAAGCCAGCGCCGAGGGAGAGATAAGTTCGAGAAACCCATTTCtttaatatcaaaaatattaatattttaagatgGTTAATAACTTAATTACATTATTACTAAGATATTCATATAACTTGTGTCAGattgaaaatatttgaataacttagaagaataaaagaataataatagttaatgattttagtgatgattattttttataaaatacttaaaaatattgatatatataaataaaataaaaaataataatttaaaataaataatattttattattataattaatgaaatagagGAACAATTAATTGATTAGTGATTTTTAAAACTTTGGCAGAAAAAGACCTTGCAACAaatatctataataaaataaaataatttattaagaaaatggAAAACCAAATAATTAAAAGGTCGACGGCAATGATAATCCTACTAGTGGCTGACGTTACTAAGTAATTATTGTCCATCAAATGCCacttaagaatatattttttaaataatatataagaaatgataatgatagaatttagaaaagagaaaagaaggaaaaacaatttaattgactgaaaaataaaaataatatatttttttcttttctttttcacacttttttttcttttttttattatttctccaATTTCCTTCCTCAATTTTTCTGTCTACCAATTCttaaaacaatatttgttcAGATCAAATatgattatcaaaataaaaataatatgtatatatatatatatatatttaattatcatatcactaaatttatcaattaaaatattaatatattattttttttaatttttataattaaaaaaaactttatttgaacttaaaaaaatcaacatcaaACTAGTTCTTAAGTCTTAAACAGTATGAATAGAATAGAATGGAATCAAACAAGCCCCATGCTCGCCGGCTTTGTTGGCATGGTCTCTATGGGAAGTGGATCTTATCCTCCGGCTAAACATGTAGTATGGCCTTGTTTCTTTGGTTTGAAGTTGTTAATAATCCATTTATAGATGaaacttttttaaaaactattatttttttttttataaaaaataataaatagatattttatttatttatttattattcaaattatctcCATTCCAGTTTCAACTTTCAAACCTAcccaatattttaatttataaattaattattttgaaaattatttgaaaatttgttatatatttgcTTATTTTTGACTACAACTCTGTATTGTGCTCTGTTTTCTCACTTCCCATATTGCTTGCTAATGGCAATATCCGCTTTCTTCTCCGATTACTCAATCTGGCAAATGAACGCCATCTCTTTCATCATTCTCCTCTTCATTCTATACTACGCTTGGATTCTCCTTATAAACAGATTCTCCAATAATCCCCGATCGCCGCCGCTTCCTCCGGGACCCACCGGCCTACCCATCGTCGGCAGTCTCCTTTCCCTAGATCCCGAGCTTCACACTTACTTCGCCGCCCTTGCCCATACCCACGGCCCAATCTTCTCCCTCCGTCTCGGTAGCAAGCTCGGCGTTATCATCTCCTCTCCCTCCACGGCGCGTGAAGTTCTCAAAGATCAAGACATCATTTTTGCAAACAGGGATGTCCCAATTGCTGGTAAAATCGTGACCTATGGTGGCTCCGATATTGTCTGGAACCCGTATGGAACTGAATGGAGGATGCTGCGGAAAGTCTGCGTCCGTGAGATGCTCAGTGGAACAACGCTGGATTCTGTTTATGATCTCCGGCGGAAGGAGATCCGGAAGACGGTTAATAATTTATGGGTTCACGGCGGATCACCGGTGGATGTTGGGGAGGAGATGTTCATGACCATGATGAATGTGATTACCAATATGTTGTGGGGAGGAGGAGATGGAAAGGAGGAAGTAGGAACAGAGTTCAGACATGTCGTGGCAGAGATAACGGCTCTGTTGGGAAAGCCGAATTTGTCGGATTTCTTTCCCGGTCTGGCTAAGTTTGATTTACAGGGCGTAGTGAAAGATATGAAGATCCTGGCGCAGAAGTTCGATAAAATCTTTGATTCTATTATAGATGAGCGATTAAGTGGGAATAATCAGAATAAGAGCAAGGATTTTCTTCAAGTTTTGTTGAATTTGAAAGAAGAAGGGAATGCAAACATGCCTCTAACCATGATCCATATCAAAGCTCTGTTAATggtaatacatattttaatacatTAGGCACAATTTTAGtacattattattaacattataGCATTTATGGTTTTCTTTTGATAGGACATGGTCGTGGGAGGAACAGATACGACATCAAACTCAATCGAATTCGCCTTGTCTGAGATGATTAACAGCCCCGAAGTAATGAAAAAAGCACAACAAGAATTAGAATCCGTGGTGGGGTTAGACCACATTGTCGAGGAGTCACACATTCACCAATTGCCATATTTACATGCGGTTATGAAAGAGACACTACGCTTACACCCAGCCCTGCCCCTTCTAGTGCCACATTGCCCTAGTAAATCATGCATTGTGGGGGGATACTCGATCCCCGAGGGTTCTCGTGTGTTTGTCAATGTTTGGGCAATCCATCGAGACCCTTCTATTTGGAAGGATCCGCTCAAGTTTGATCCAGAAAGATTCACAGGTTTGAAAGGGGATTACAATGTGACTGAGTTTAACTACTTTCCATTTGGCTCCGGCAGGAGAATATGTGCCGGCATTGGAATGGCGGAAAGGATGTTCTTGTTTTTGCTTGCGTCGCTTGTTCATTCTTTCGAGTGGAAGGTTTCCGATGGGGAGAAGCTAGACATTGAAGAGAAGTTTGGGATtgtgttgaagaagaagaagcctCTTATGGCAATACCAACATCAAGACTTTCCAAACAAGTTTTGTATGAATAGAAGAAACTCTTATAAGTCAAGCTTTGTATGAATAAAAGAATCACTAATAAGTAAAATCAATAACCAATTTCTTTCAATACTCTGGTCAAATAAGGAAAATTACAAACAAACATTAATTGCAGCTAATTCACATAAAAAACATTGCATTCAATACAAACAACAACTGGTGTCATAACTTAATAATGAAGCAACAAGAAGAAGATATGTTTTGCCTATATTCTCGGATTGGATGCAACTTAGTGATTGATATTCACAAGAAAAAGAGTGGTATCCAAAGAAAGacctatattttgataattgaaGCAGTAGAAGATGAATGAGAATGGTAATGAATATGGACAAATGAACCCCCACATTCTCCCTTTGCAAGTCTTCCAGGATTCACACAAATACACTTCCCATCACTCTTCTCTCCTCCCCCCACTGATATCACCTGTTTGCAAAGACAAAATTTCCATCATACATGGAAGAACATGGATAAAGAAATTTAAGCCTGACACAAAAAGTTTATAAGCCAATTTTACCTTAACAAAATTGGTCAAGTCAGACGGAAGGATGAGGATATCTGGTATGGATGATATCTGAAGGGCATCAGGTGCTAGTGAAAAATCGAGTGGAGTGCCTTCTGCCGGTGGATATAGAGGATATAAGCTGTTATTAAGATGGAAGATGAAAGTTAGTGCATATTTTCccaaatagaaaaaataagttattattagaCATGCCTCCTCTGGCTAAGTATGTGATTTGCAAGCCTAGTTATCCGTTGTTTTGCTTCCTTTGGTGGAATTCGTGAAATCTCCTCCTGACTAAGCTCTTTAAGGATATCCACACTGCAACAACTGATCCTAACCTGAAAGAATCATCATATATTGTCTTCAGTTGTGACTGCCATATTAGAGACAAGGGGGTGAATTCATCATATATTGTCTTCAGTTGTGACTGCCATACTAGAGACAAGGTGGTGAATTTCTTAGGACTTGTTTCATGTTTCAGTAGGAAatgatcaaacaagctctactAAATGAAAGTCACTGGATTTGGGATACTGGTTATCTGTAAAATGCATGCCTGAACTTTATAAGGTTGACATATTACCTCATTCGCAATGAAAGTCCCTGGATTTGGGATACTGGTTATCTGGTAAAAGAGAATTCATTTATGTCACAACTATGAATTATTACCTTTTTctaaagaaagaagaaaaaagaccACGAACCTGATGTTTCAGGTCAGATGACTGAATGTCAAAAGCGGGCTGCATTTTGAAGGTAAGATGAGTTATATATTAGAATTGGAAGGAAAAAAACTGACTT is drawn from Impatiens glandulifera chromosome 3, dImpGla2.1, whole genome shotgun sequence and contains these coding sequences:
- the LOC124929037 gene encoding geraniol 8-hydroxylase-like, which gives rise to MAISAFFSDYSIWQMNAISFIILLFILYYAWILLINRFSNNPRSPPLPPGPTGLPIVGSLLSLDPELHTYFAALAHTHGPIFSLRLGSKLGVIISSPSTAREVLKDQDIIFANRDVPIAGKIVTYGGSDIVWNPYGTEWRMLRKVCVREMLSGTTLDSVYDLRRKEIRKTVNNLWVHGGSPVDVGEEMFMTMMNVITNMLWGGGDGKEEVGTEFRHVVAEITALLGKPNLSDFFPGLAKFDLQGVVKDMKILAQKFDKIFDSIIDERLSGNNQNKSKDFLQVLLNLKEEGNANMPLTMIHIKALLMDMVVGGTDTTSNSIEFALSEMINSPEVMKKAQQELESVVGLDHIVEESHIHQLPYLHAVMKETLRLHPALPLLVPHCPSKSCIVGGYSIPEGSRVFVNVWAIHRDPSIWKDPLKFDPERFTGLKGDYNVTEFNYFPFGSGRRICAGIGMAERMFLFLLASLVHSFEWKVSDGEKLDIEEKFGIVLKKKKPLMAIPTSRLSKQVLYE